AGGCTTATTTTCTCCGTGCGTACTATTATTTTGCACTGACCCAGGTCTTTGGCGATGTGCCGTTGCTCATCAGGGTAACGCCACCGGATGAACTAAAAATACCTAAAACAGCCAAGACGGTCATTTACGATCAAATCCTCAATGATTGTGATCAGGCGGCAGCCTGGCTCCCTGAATCGTATTCAGGGGCTGAAACGGGAAGAGCCACAAAAGGGGCTGCTTACGCCCTGGCCGCCAAAACCAATATCTATAAAAAAAACTGGGCGGAAGCATTAGCTTATATCGCTGAAATTAAGGGTTTAAACCTTTATGCTTTGGTGCCTGATTACCAGGACAATTTTAATGAATATACCCAAAACAACAGCGAATCAGTTTGGGAAATACAACACGCCAATCTTGAATTAGGAGTAGGTAATTTTCTGAATCAATGGTGGCGGTCCAAAAAGGTCGACGGTTATGGATTTGCGGAACCCACACCGGAGTTTTTTAATACTTTCGAACCTGGCGACCCCCGTCGTGGATTTACCATTGCCAAAAACAACGATCCTTATTTCGGTTATGTTTTCAAACCATCCTATTCTTCAACAGGTTACGGCATCAAAAAATACCTGCAAATAGATACGACAGTTACCCAGGCCTCCGATGGCGATATCAACTACACCGCCATCAGGTATGCCGAAGTATTGCTTTGGGAAGCTGAAGCTTTGGCGGAGTTGGGACAGGTTCAGGAAGCCCAGGCACCGTTAGAAGAAGTCAGAGCAAGAGCCAGGGCTCAATCCGTTGATCCAGATAATACTTTACCTCCCATTTTGACTACCGACAAAACAGAAATGATAAACGCCATCCGCAAGGAACGGCAAGTGGAACTGGGATTTGAAATGCACCGGTTTTTTGACCTGGTTCGCTGGGGAATTGCCGCCGATGTGATTCCGGAGTTTCAGGTAGGCAAACACGAAGTATTTCCGCTTCCGCAAACCGAATTGGATCTCAACCCTTTCCTGATACAGAATCCGGGATACTGATCGGTTTTAAAAGCTAATTACTTAAAAAAAAAAAAGATAACTCGGAATAATGGTTAGAAATACTTTACTGTGCTTATTGATTGGTATAACCCTCCCGCTTGGAGCTCAGGTTTCCCAAATAGACATCAATCGCATTGAAATGATGCCTAATGAACCTTCTCAATTTTTTATTCGGGACTGGGAGGAGGTGGCTATGTTATATGACTCTTTTGTATATGACATCCAAAAGACCGGTTTATATCTACCATTAGTATCCATACAATCTTCCGGGGTAAATTATCCACAGCATACGGCTTATGGCCTCAAAACCTATGTGGGTTCGGGTTCCATTGGAAAAGAAGCCATAAACATTTTGCCCTCACTTGTCGGTGCCACCCTCGTTGGCATTGATAAATCAAATCAGTTTGACCAAAACTGGGTATTGATGAGCCAGGATTTTTTCAACAAAAACAATGGCGAACTCCTCTACTTAAACAATCCTTCCACGAGCAGCGGGAATGATTGGTGGTATGACCTGATGCCTAACCTTTACTTTTATCAATTGTACGAGTTGTATCCTGACCTGGGTGGTGATGAAGATTTTCAATTCATCAGCATTGCTGATCGTTTCCTCGAAGCCGTCAGAGCCATGGGAGGCAGCGACAAACCGTGGGAAAAAGCCTACATGAATTACCGGGCCTGGGATTTCAGCCTCATGCAACCCAACGCCAACGGAGTCGAAGAACCTGAAGCCGCTGGTGCTTACGCCTGGGTTTTATACCATGCCTGGAAACAAACGGGCAATCCTGAATATCTCAAGGCTGCAGAATGGAGTATAGAATTTTTGAATGAATGGACCTCCAACCCTTCCTATGAATTACAATTGCCCTACGGTGCCTATACGGCGGCAAAGATGAACGCCGAGATGAACACGGACTACGACATTGAAAAGATAGTGAACTGGACTTTTGACAGAGGACCCATCCGGGGCTGGGGCGCTATTGTAGGGCAATGGGGCATCTTTGACGTGCATGGACTTATAGGCGAAGCCAATGACAACGGGAATGATTATGCCTTTCAAATGAATGGTTTACATCAGGCAGCAGCACTCGCGCCCATGGTACGTTACGATAAACGATTTGCCAGAGCCATTGGCAAATGGATGCTCAACCTGGCCAATGCAACAAAATTGTTTTACCCCGGTTTTCTGCCTTCTTTTTTACAGGATGCCTCTGATTGGTCAAGTGTTTATGACCCGGACAATGTAGTGGGTTATGAGGCACTAAGAGAGCAATGGGAAGGCAACTCTCCTTTTTCTACAGGAGATGCCGTTGGAGGGGGCTGGGCAGCAACAAACCTTGCATTGTACGGTACTTCCTCTATCGGATACCTTGGCGGGATTCTAAAGAAAACAAATGACCCCAAAATTCTGAAAATCGATTTACTTAAAACAGACTTCTACAATGATGAAGCTTATCCGACTTATTTGCTTTTCAATCCATACAGCACAGCAAAAACCGTAAACATAAACGTTGGCAATGATGCAATAGATGTTTACGAAACTTTGTCAGAAACTTTTGTTCTCCAAAACGTAACAGGCGATGTTGAAATCACTATACCAGCCGATGAAGCTGTTGTACTGACATTGGCCCCATCAGGCGGGAGTATTTCCTATGAGGAAAATAAAATGATGGTCAATGGTGTGGTGGTTGATTATATGCAGTCGGCTGAGCCTTTTCATTATTCCCCCAGGATCCAATCCCTGGCAGCTGAAAAGGTGGAAATCGAACCGGGAGATTCCACCATAATCTATGCCAAGGCCTTCGACAAGGATTCTGAAAATCTCACTTACAGCTGGAGCGCTACAGGAGGTGAACTCAATGGCACCGGTACTGAAGTGAAATGGTTCCCTCCTGCAGGGATTACTGAATATGAGATCACTTTGATCGTAACGGATGAAACCAATAACCAGGATACGGCAACAATCACCCTTAATGTGGTTCCGGAAATAAATAAAGCCCCTCAAATCCTGGAAATAATCAAAAACCCTGCTTTCGTGGCTCCTGGAGAAATCATGCAACTTCAGGCCATCACCTTCGATCCCAATGAAGATCCCCTTACTTACGAATGGACGGTTTCAGCAGGTAATTTCTCAGGAAACGAAGGCACCATAAACTGGACGGCACCTGCCTCTTCAGGTGTTTACACGATATCCATTACGGTTACAGATCCAGGTGGATTATCCGCTACGGCATCCGCGGCTGTCTGGGTCAATATTTTTGGTTCCTCTGAGGGAGATCTCATCGCCTGGTATCCTTTCTCCATGAATGGGAATGACATCAGTGGCAATGAATTACACGGCCAGGTCAGCGGAGCAGTATACGCGAATGATTATTTTGAAAATCCATTGAGTGCCCTTCAAACGGATGGCCTGAATGACAGGGTGACCGTGAACAATGAACCTATACTTAATTTTCAGAACGGAATCACCGTAAGCTGCTGGTTTAATGCCAAGTTGTTTCCCAACCATGAAATTTTCATGCTTTCCCATGGAAGCTGGCAAAATCGGTGGAAAATTTCCATCACTCCGGATGAAGTAGTTCGCTGGACGGTTAATACCTCCAATGCGATCGGCGATCTGGACTCAGATACAAAAATTGAATTAAACCAATTTTATCACCTGGTGGTAACCTATGACGGACAATGGATGGCGCTTTACCTCAATGGTGAATTAAGCAGCGTACGACCGCTGGCGGGCAGCATTCGAACGACTAC
This sequence is a window from Lewinellaceae bacterium. Protein-coding genes within it:
- a CDS encoding T9SS type A sorting domain-containing protein, whose amino-acid sequence is MVRNTLLCLLIGITLPLGAQVSQIDINRIEMMPNEPSQFFIRDWEEVAMLYDSFVYDIQKTGLYLPLVSIQSSGVNYPQHTAYGLKTYVGSGSIGKEAINILPSLVGATLVGIDKSNQFDQNWVLMSQDFFNKNNGELLYLNNPSTSSGNDWWYDLMPNLYFYQLYELYPDLGGDEDFQFISIADRFLEAVRAMGGSDKPWEKAYMNYRAWDFSLMQPNANGVEEPEAAGAYAWVLYHAWKQTGNPEYLKAAEWSIEFLNEWTSNPSYELQLPYGAYTAAKMNAEMNTDYDIEKIVNWTFDRGPIRGWGAIVGQWGIFDVHGLIGEANDNGNDYAFQMNGLHQAAALAPMVRYDKRFARAIGKWMLNLANATKLFYPGFLPSFLQDASDWSSVYDPDNVVGYEALREQWEGNSPFSTGDAVGGGWAATNLALYGTSSIGYLGGILKKTNDPKILKIDLLKTDFYNDEAYPTYLLFNPYSTAKTVNINVGNDAIDVYETLSETFVLQNVTGDVEITIPADEAVVLTLAPSGGSISYEENKMMVNGVVVDYMQSAEPFHYSPRIQSLAAEKVEIEPGDSTIIYAKAFDKDSENLTYSWSATGGELNGTGTEVKWFPPAGITEYEITLIVTDETNNQDTATITLNVVPEINKAPQILEIIKNPAFVAPGEIMQLQAITFDPNEDPLTYEWTVSAGNFSGNEGTINWTAPASSGVYTISITVTDPGGLSATASAAVWVNIFGSSEGDLIAWYPFSMNGNDISGNELHGQVSGAVYANDYFENPLSALQTDGLNDRVTVNNEPILNFQNGITVSCWFNAKLFPNHEIFMLSHGSWQNRWKISITPDEVVRWTVNTSNAIGDLDSDTKIELNQFYHLVVTYDGQWMALYLNGELSSVRPLAGSIRTTTLPLLIGQMLPDNTEYNYKGIIDEVKIFDYALTPTLVSTLYDESITTVGRLAEQEFGLLLTPNPASDILSVELSGISSENGMLSVFDLYGRLITSQPFSAETETNLMINDWQPGIYFVAFTTGQTTIVARFLKL
- a CDS encoding RagB/SusD family nutrient uptake outer membrane protein produces the protein MKSIPYFFLIVLLTFTSCSGFLDKDPLGILDADSFFQSSEDAEQAINAAYQSLLFNNENSNFYWAFAEVTSDEAIAGGDGSRPGINELDFLTYTPRTEEFNDYWKVNYNGIAQCNAIIEKVPPIEMNEELKNRILGEAYFLRAYYYFALTQVFGDVPLLIRVTPPDELKIPKTAKTVIYDQILNDCDQAAAWLPESYSGAETGRATKGAAYALAAKTNIYKKNWAEALAYIAEIKGLNLYALVPDYQDNFNEYTQNNSESVWEIQHANLELGVGNFLNQWWRSKKVDGYGFAEPTPEFFNTFEPGDPRRGFTIAKNNDPYFGYVFKPSYSSTGYGIKKYLQIDTTVTQASDGDINYTAIRYAEVLLWEAEALAELGQVQEAQAPLEEVRARARAQSVDPDNTLPPILTTDKTEMINAIRKERQVELGFEMHRFFDLVRWGIAADVIPEFQVGKHEVFPLPQTELDLNPFLIQNPGY